A single Providencia manganoxydans DNA region contains:
- a CDS encoding protein-tyrosine phosphatase family protein, whose amino-acid sequence MLPISHTSPIAVTSCSPNQLSTKPDLSDSASFINQISEIKNTPTSPQNTKPEMPISGSLRQRKLGTGELKLNFLKTSKVATDQVSSDFEKLKVNLENNYTRVDSSRYPEVTNANKTQVSFTDEKTKETVGLAANYLQIAGKNIAIRTQYPKDKTSAIEQHLKMLMEEKPSVLVVIASQNDIDGANLQSNPEKRFPLYFNHDASYGSIDVKSESGDTLKYADQVNADSYQLTLIKANQTLTLPVIHITNWNDRTTISAEALRTLAIKINSKGEMPVIHCLSGSGRTGAIAAAMQLTQPDNQYSAYQVVESLRNTGTPHMVQTEEQYRTLTELEG is encoded by the coding sequence ATGTTACCGATTTCACATACATCGCCTATCGCTGTTACTTCATGTTCCCCTAATCAGTTAAGCACTAAACCTGATTTATCCGACTCGGCATCATTTATAAATCAAATCTCAGAGATAAAAAACACCCCGACATCTCCCCAAAATACAAAACCAGAAATGCCTATTTCGGGTTCTCTTAGGCAAAGAAAGCTGGGAACGGGGGAGTTAAAGCTAAATTTTTTAAAGACTTCAAAAGTTGCTACTGACCAAGTGTCATCAGACTTTGAAAAACTAAAAGTGAATCTAGAGAATAATTACACTCGTGTTGACTCAAGCCGCTATCCTGAAGTGACAAATGCGAATAAAACCCAAGTGTCTTTTACGGATGAAAAAACTAAGGAAACGGTAGGTTTAGCTGCAAATTATTTGCAAATTGCGGGAAAGAATATCGCTATTCGTACTCAATATCCTAAAGATAAAACGTCAGCCATAGAACAACATTTAAAAATGCTGATGGAAGAAAAACCGAGTGTGCTAGTGGTCATTGCTTCTCAAAATGATATTGATGGGGCAAATCTGCAAAGTAATCCAGAAAAAAGGTTTCCACTCTATTTCAATCATGATGCTAGCTATGGTTCTATTGACGTAAAATCAGAGAGTGGTGATACGTTGAAGTATGCTGATCAAGTGAATGCTGATAGCTATCAATTGACACTGATTAAAGCTAATCAAACGCTAACACTCCCCGTCATTCATATAACCAATTGGAATGACAGAACGACCATTTCAGCAGAGGCACTTCGAACATTAGCCATTAAGATTAATAGTAAAGGGGAAATGCCTGTTATCCATTGCCTTTCAGGATCAGGGCGTACTGGGGCTATTGCGGCAGCGATGCAATTAACTCAACCAGACAATCAATATTCAGCTTATCAAGTCGTTGAATCGTTACGTAATACCGGAACACCACATATGGTGCAAACGGAAGAACAGTATCGAACATTAACAGAGCTGGAAGGATAA
- the fruA gene encoding PTS fructose transporter subunit IIBC translates to MKLFIIANRQQDPAAAWLAIDALTSTATAQELTVTEDLSTADMVIVVGNNILEHYDLTGKKVYFDTIENAVQNPSQCLQHAKQQATLYQAAQPVADTSAPFSVLAVTACPTGVAHTYMSAEALEAEAKKRGWNIKVETRGSVGVGNEITEEEIAKADLVIVAADIEVNVDKFAGKRMYRTSTSAALKKTAQELDKAQAEATLFTPKGGKSTAQTGNKGEKRGVYRHLLTGVSYMLPMVVAGGLCTALSFAFGLDASSVEGSLAWALSLIGGQTALALMVPVLSGYIAYSIADRTGLTPGLVGGVLATTLGAGFLGGIISGFLAGYSAHFISTRLKLPQTMEALKPILIVPLISTLFTGLAMIYVIGHPVAWLMDWLTNWLNTMGTTNAVILGAILGAMMCTDMGGPVNKAAYAFGVGLLSSQTYAPMAAIMAAGMVPPLAMGVATLLARHKFVPAEREAGKASFVLGLCFISEGAIPFAAKDPIRVLPTCIIGGAITGALSMYFGIQLMAPHGGLFVLLIPGAINHVLTYLLAIVIGTLVSGVLYAILKKASSQEAQQEMASLI, encoded by the coding sequence ATGAAACTATTCATCATAGCAAATCGTCAACAGGATCCTGCTGCGGCTTGGCTAGCAATTGACGCATTAACAAGTACAGCGACCGCTCAAGAGCTGACTGTGACTGAAGATCTATCGACAGCAGATATGGTTATTGTTGTTGGTAATAATATCCTTGAACATTATGATTTAACAGGTAAAAAGGTCTATTTCGATACCATCGAAAATGCGGTACAAAATCCAAGTCAATGTCTACAACATGCAAAACAACAGGCCACACTATATCAAGCAGCACAACCTGTAGCTGATACTTCAGCACCTTTTTCTGTTCTTGCTGTTACAGCTTGCCCAACTGGAGTTGCGCATACTTATATGTCAGCTGAAGCGCTGGAAGCTGAGGCGAAAAAGCGCGGTTGGAACATCAAAGTTGAAACCCGTGGTTCCGTCGGAGTCGGTAACGAAATTACTGAAGAAGAAATTGCTAAAGCAGATTTAGTGATTGTTGCAGCAGATATTGAGGTCAACGTCGATAAATTTGCGGGAAAACGCATGTATCGTACGTCGACCAGTGCAGCCTTGAAGAAAACCGCTCAAGAGCTTGATAAAGCCCAAGCAGAAGCCACGCTATTTACTCCTAAAGGTGGCAAATCAACAGCGCAAACTGGTAATAAAGGTGAAAAAAGAGGCGTTTATCGCCACTTATTAACCGGTGTTTCTTACATGCTGCCGATGGTCGTGGCTGGTGGTCTATGTACTGCTTTATCTTTTGCATTTGGCTTAGACGCTTCCAGTGTTGAAGGCTCATTAGCTTGGGCGCTTAGTTTAATCGGTGGACAAACAGCTCTAGCCCTAATGGTTCCCGTTTTGTCTGGTTATATCGCCTATTCCATCGCCGATCGCACAGGTTTAACACCGGGCTTAGTAGGTGGTGTACTGGCTACCACTTTAGGTGCCGGTTTTTTAGGCGGGATCATTTCGGGTTTCCTTGCGGGTTATAGCGCCCACTTTATAAGTACGCGATTGAAATTACCGCAAACAATGGAAGCACTGAAACCAATCTTAATTGTACCGCTAATATCAACCTTGTTTACAGGATTAGCGATGATCTATGTGATTGGTCATCCCGTAGCTTGGTTAATGGATTGGTTGACTAATTGGCTGAACACCATGGGAACGACTAATGCGGTAATTTTAGGTGCGATCCTTGGTGCGATGATGTGTACCGATATGGGAGGACCTGTTAATAAAGCTGCATATGCATTTGGGGTCGGGCTATTAAGTTCACAAACCTACGCACCGATGGCTGCGATTATGGCGGCGGGAATGGTTCCCCCATTAGCAATGGGTGTTGCAACCTTGCTGGCAAGACACAAATTTGTTCCAGCGGAGCGTGAAGCGGGTAAAGCCTCTTTTGTACTTGGTTTATGTTTTATTTCAGAGGGGGCAATTCCATTTGCCGCTAAAGATCCTATCCGTGTATTACCGACCTGTATTATTGGTGGTGCAATCACTGGTGCGTTATCAATGTACTTTGGTATCCAATTAATGGCGCCACACGGAGGTTTATTTGTATTGTTGATCCCTGGCGCGATAAATCATGTATTAACGTATTTACTGGCTATCGTGATTGGTACGCTAGTGTCTGGTGTCCTGTATGCCATTCTCAAGAAAGCGAGCTCACAAGAGGCGCAACAAGAAATGGCAAGTCTTATTTGA
- the fruK gene encoding 1-phosphofructokinase: MSRRVATITLNPAYDLVGLLPEIDKGEVNLVKTAGLHAAGKGINVAKVLKNLGIDVTVGGFLGKENQDGFQKVFSETGIANRFQVVDGRTRINVKLTEKTGEVTDFNFSGFEVTKADWQRFVADSLSWAGQFDMICVSGSLPKGVALEEFTKWMMRLRNECMCVIFDSSREAFVAGLKAAPWLVKPNHRELEIWAGRSLPTRKDIVDAANQLRAQGIAHVVISLGAEGAMWVNSSGAWFAKPPQCEVISTVGAGDSMVGGLIYGLMMSQTSEHTLRLATAVSALAVSQPNVGITDREQLARMMARVDLQPFKPE; the protein is encoded by the coding sequence ATGAGCCGTAGAGTCGCCACAATTACCTTAAATCCAGCCTACGACTTAGTTGGCCTATTGCCTGAAATTGATAAAGGTGAGGTGAACTTAGTAAAAACTGCTGGCCTACACGCCGCAGGTAAAGGTATCAATGTCGCTAAAGTCCTTAAAAACCTTGGTATTGATGTCACTGTCGGCGGTTTTCTAGGAAAAGAAAACCAAGATGGTTTTCAAAAAGTTTTTAGCGAAACGGGTATTGCCAACCGCTTCCAAGTGGTTGACGGGCGAACTCGTATCAACGTCAAGCTCACTGAAAAAACAGGAGAAGTGACTGACTTTAACTTTTCTGGCTTTGAAGTCACCAAAGCTGATTGGCAACGCTTTGTTGCTGATTCACTAAGTTGGGCTGGGCAATTCGATATGATTTGTGTTAGTGGCAGCTTACCTAAAGGAGTGGCATTAGAAGAGTTCACTAAATGGATGATGCGATTACGTAATGAATGCATGTGCGTGATTTTTGATAGCAGCCGTGAAGCTTTTGTCGCAGGTTTAAAAGCCGCTCCTTGGTTAGTCAAACCTAATCATCGTGAACTAGAAATTTGGGCGGGTAGATCATTACCAACCCGTAAAGATATTGTTGACGCTGCCAATCAGCTTCGTGCACAAGGTATCGCACATGTGGTCATTTCTTTAGGGGCCGAAGGGGCTATGTGGGTGAATTCATCCGGTGCTTGGTTTGCTAAACCACCACAATGTGAGGTAATCAGTACGGTTGGCGCAGGAGACTCTATGGTCGGAGGTTTGATCTATGGCCTGATGATGAGTCAAACCAGTGAGCATACTCTACGACTTGCAACCGCTGTATCTGCGCTTGCCGTATCACAACCGAATGTAGGTATCACTGATCGTGAACAGCTTGCACGTATGATGGCGCGTGTTGATCTACAACCTTTCAAGCCTGAGTAA
- the fruB gene encoding fused PTS fructose transporter subunit IIA/HPr protein: MFNLSVQDIHLAATANSKEEAIQQVATALAEAGYVKEGYVLGMLAREHQAPTFLGNGIAIPHGTTDTRDQVIKTGVAVFQFPKGIDWGDEQVAYIVIGIAAHSNEHLALLRQLTHVISDETIADAMAKADSAELLRSLLMGEKTIQPLLFNGNMVTLNAEAHSLNSLQVLNLAHLQDNQAIDAEFISHVLTQTPHYLGQGVWLSDSPVGNLCSAVTLATTQSALSYQEHPVKMLITLSYADDQVALFLSNLNQILQHQQIETLLQVTDADALASLLAGRNQPETETAEGITEEFVVRNPHGLHTRPSTILVSTIKKFASNVTVANLDGSATPVNGRSLMKMVSLGAKKGHRLRINAQGSDAAEAMSAIAQAINDGLGEEVA; encoded by the coding sequence ATGTTTAACCTGTCAGTACAAGATATACATCTTGCGGCGACGGCGAATAGTAAAGAGGAAGCTATTCAGCAAGTCGCCACAGCACTGGCTGAAGCTGGTTATGTTAAAGAAGGTTATGTACTTGGAATGCTCGCAAGAGAACACCAAGCACCGACTTTCCTTGGCAATGGTATTGCAATCCCTCACGGCACAACAGATACCCGTGATCAAGTGATTAAAACTGGGGTTGCCGTATTCCAATTTCCTAAAGGTATTGATTGGGGTGATGAGCAAGTAGCCTATATTGTTATTGGTATTGCGGCACACTCTAACGAACATCTTGCACTACTACGCCAACTCACACATGTCATCAGTGATGAAACCATTGCAGATGCGATGGCAAAGGCCGATTCAGCTGAACTGTTACGTAGCCTTTTAATGGGTGAGAAAACTATTCAGCCCCTCCTATTTAATGGCAACATGGTGACATTAAACGCAGAAGCCCATAGTTTGAATTCATTACAAGTCTTGAATTTAGCTCATTTACAAGATAATCAGGCCATCGATGCCGAATTTATCTCTCATGTTTTGACTCAAACGCCACATTACCTTGGGCAAGGTGTTTGGTTAAGTGATAGCCCTGTAGGAAATCTGTGCAGTGCTGTCACTTTAGCGACAACTCAATCAGCGCTGAGCTACCAAGAACACCCTGTTAAAATGCTAATCACTCTCTCATATGCAGATGACCAAGTCGCACTGTTTCTTTCTAATCTGAATCAAATACTTCAGCATCAACAAATTGAAACCCTGCTGCAAGTGACTGACGCTGATGCACTTGCTTCTTTATTAGCAGGCCGTAATCAGCCTGAAACTGAGACAGCTGAAGGTATTACTGAAGAATTTGTCGTTCGTAATCCACACGGGCTGCATACACGCCCAAGTACGATATTAGTCAGCACAATTAAAAAATTCGCAAGCAATGTTACCGTGGCTAACCTTGATGGTTCAGCAACACCTGTAAATGGACGCAGTTTAATGAAAATGGTGAGTTTAGGCGCTAAAAAAGGCCATCGCCTGCGCATCAATGCACAAGGGAGTGATGCCGCTGAAGCGATGTCAGCTATTGCTCAAGCTATTAATGATGGGCTTGGTGAGGAGGTAGCATGA
- the ybcJ gene encoding ribosome-associated protein YbcJ: protein MEIFKLEGHPHIELCDLLKIEGWAESGAMAKAMIADGLVQVDGIIETRKRCKIPAGKIVSMGNQKIKVQE from the coding sequence ATGGAAATTTTCAAACTTGAAGGCCACCCACATATTGAACTGTGTGACTTGCTCAAAATTGAAGGTTGGGCAGAAAGTGGAGCGATGGCTAAGGCAATGATCGCAGATGGTTTAGTTCAAGTTGATGGCATCATTGAGACTCGTAAGCGTTGCAAGATCCCCGCTGGAAAAATCGTTTCTATGGGTAACCAAAAAATTAAAGTTCAAGAATAA
- the folD gene encoding bifunctional methylenetetrahydrofolate dehydrogenase/methenyltetrahydrofolate cyclohydrolase FolD, with product MLAKIIDGKTIAQTIRQEVAQKVQQRLDQGKRAPGLAVILVGANPASQIYVGSKRRACEEVGFLSRSYDLPDTTTEAELLKLIDDLNQDTEIDGILVQLPLPAGIDNVKVIERIHPDKDVDGFHPYNVGRLCQRAPRLRPCTPRGIVTLLDRYGINTYGLNAVIIGASNIVGRPMSLELLLAGCTTTVTHRFTKDLEQHVRNADLLVVAVGKPNFIPGDWVKPGAIVIDVGINRLENGKVTGDVDFNEASKHASWITPVPGGVGPMTVATLIQNTLQACEEYHDI from the coding sequence ATGTTAGCAAAAATTATTGATGGGAAAACGATTGCGCAGACAATTCGGCAAGAAGTTGCCCAAAAAGTACAACAACGTCTAGATCAAGGTAAACGTGCTCCCGGTCTGGCTGTTATTTTAGTCGGTGCAAACCCCGCTTCTCAAATTTATGTAGGCAGCAAACGCCGTGCCTGTGAAGAAGTTGGTTTCCTATCTCGCTCTTATGATTTGCCTGATACAACAACCGAAGCAGAGCTTCTTAAACTGATCGACGATTTAAACCAAGACACTGAAATTGATGGTATCTTAGTCCAATTACCGCTTCCTGCTGGCATCGATAATGTCAAAGTCATCGAGCGTATTCACCCAGACAAAGATGTGGATGGCTTCCATCCATACAATGTTGGCCGCTTATGTCAACGTGCTCCACGCCTGCGCCCTTGTACACCACGAGGAATTGTCACACTCTTAGATCGCTATGGTATCAATACTTATGGGCTGAATGCCGTTATTATTGGTGCATCAAACATTGTTGGTCGACCAATGAGCCTTGAGTTACTTCTTGCAGGTTGCACCACAACCGTCACTCATCGTTTCACTAAAGATCTCGAACAACATGTCCGTAATGCAGATTTGTTAGTGGTCGCTGTAGGTAAACCTAATTTTATTCCTGGTGACTGGGTCAAACCAGGTGCCATCGTCATTGATGTCGGTATTAACCGCCTTGAAAATGGTAAAGTCACTGGTGATGTTGACTTCAATGAAGCCTCAAAACATGCTTCTTGGATCACCCCTGTTCCGGGTGGTGTTGGTCCAATGACGGTCGCCACACTTATCCAAAATACGCTACAAGCGTGCGAAGAATATCACGATATTTAA
- a CDS encoding sulfite exporter TauE/SafE family protein: MEMLLIFLLIGCVTGVLAGLLGIGGGTIIVPIIIYTVTQQGMPYELTMKIALATSFSVIIFSTASSAYSHSKHKAILWNEFPYLSVGTIIGVFLGSYFVHKTSDIILQVIFCLFMGYTIYTLLFSKKNEADRIENVDDPVITKPWLSGGGVFIGFISSFIGIAGGAITVPLLSTWGFNTRKCIATSSMLGVVLATIGAISGIIYGWNKTEITDYYLGFIYLPAFVGIGITSVLFAPLGVKFSYKLPVKVIRQIFAVFLILVVSKMIHLIISSGSI; this comes from the coding sequence ATGGAGATGTTGCTCATTTTCTTATTAATAGGGTGTGTTACTGGGGTTTTAGCTGGTTTGCTTGGTATAGGCGGCGGAACAATCATAGTACCTATTATTATATACACAGTGACACAGCAAGGCATGCCTTATGAATTGACAATGAAAATAGCCTTAGCTACCTCATTCTCTGTTATCATTTTTTCTACTGCATCTTCTGCCTATTCTCACAGCAAGCATAAAGCCATTCTTTGGAATGAATTCCCATATCTATCTGTTGGTACCATTATTGGGGTATTTTTAGGCTCTTATTTCGTTCATAAAACTTCGGATATTATCTTACAGGTTATTTTTTGTCTTTTTATGGGATATACCATTTATACTTTATTATTTTCGAAAAAAAATGAAGCTGACCGAATCGAAAATGTAGATGATCCTGTTATAACAAAACCTTGGCTATCCGGTGGTGGAGTATTTATCGGGTTTATTTCCAGTTTTATCGGTATTGCAGGCGGAGCTATTACAGTGCCTCTTCTGAGTACATGGGGATTTAATACTCGAAAATGTATAGCGACATCTTCAATGCTGGGTGTTGTTTTAGCAACAATTGGGGCTATATCAGGGATTATTTATGGTTGGAATAAAACGGAAATCACAGATTACTATCTAGGTTTTATTTATCTCCCAGCGTTTGTTGGTATTGGTATAACCAGTGTTTTATTTGCTCCACTTGGTGTGAAATTTTCCTATAAACTTCCGGTTAAAGTGATCCGTCAAATATTTGCGGTATTTTTAATCTTAGTTGTGAGTAAAATGATCCATCTGATTATATCTTCTGGTTCAATCTAA
- a CDS encoding metalloregulator ArsR/SmtB family transcription factor, with translation MEPLQLFKILGDQTRLDIVLLLKASGELCVCDIYTALNLSQPKTSRHLAMLRESGLLLDSKHGKWVHYRLSPALLPWVKSIIDVTYATEKNRVADLLKSLETKESASSCSA, from the coding sequence ATGGAACCATTACAACTGTTTAAAATTTTAGGGGATCAAACCAGACTCGATATCGTATTGCTTTTGAAAGCATCTGGTGAGCTGTGTGTTTGTGATATCTATACGGCCTTAAATTTATCGCAACCAAAGACATCTCGACACTTAGCAATGTTAAGAGAGTCTGGTCTTTTGCTCGACTCAAAACATGGTAAATGGGTTCATTATCGATTATCTCCAGCATTACTACCGTGGGTGAAAAGTATCATTGATGTCACCTATGCCACAGAGAAAAATAGAGTGGCAGATTTACTCAAAAGCTTAGAGACAAAAGAGTCTGCGAGTAGTTGTTCCGCATAA
- a CDS encoding arsenic metallochaperone ArsD family protein, with product MKKLKVFDPVLCCSTGVCGA from the coding sequence ATGAAAAAACTAAAAGTATTTGATCCTGTATTATGCTGTAGCACAGGTGTTTGTGGAGCGTAA